The Achromobacter spanius genome includes the window GCGGTGCCCACGTCGGGCATGAACATGGTGTCGCCCACGAACGCGGCGTCGCCGATCAGGTAGGCCATGTCGGCCGGCGTGTGGCCCGGCACGTGGATGGCGGTGGCCTCAAGCTTGCCGATCGGGAAGGTTTCACCGTCGGCGAACAGGCGGCCGAACTGCGAGCCGTCAAGCTGGAACTCGGGTTCCAGGTTGAAGATCTGCTTGAACACGCCCTGCACGGTGCGGATGCTTTGCCCGATGGCGATGACGCCGCCCAGCTTGCGCTGCAAGTAGGGCGCGGCGGACAGATGATCGGCGTGGGCGTGGGTTTCCAGCAGCCATTGCGTGTCCAGCCCGTTCTCCCGCACGTAGTCCACCACCCGGTCCGCGCTGGCAGTGTTGCTGCGCCCGGACTTCGGGTCGTAGTCCAGCACGGAATCGATGATGGCGCAGGCGCTGCCGTCATGCACCACGTAGGTAACGGTGGCGGTGACGGCGTCGAAGAAGGCTTGGATATGTGGATTCATGGCGGCCCGTGAATATCAATATATGTATTTAAATAATATTGCTGAATAGTCTATCTGTAAATATAATGATTGCTCGATTTTTTCATTTCCAGCCCACGCCATGAATGCCTCCCTGACCGAATGCGAGCTTGCGACCTTGCGAGAATCCGCCGCCCAGGCCTGCACGCTGTTGAAGGCGCTGGCCAACGAAGATCGCTTGCTGTTGCTGTGCCAATTGGTGCAGAACGAACGCAACGTGGGTGAACTGGAATCCCTGACCGGCATCCGCCAGCCGACCTTGTCCCAGCAATTGGGCGTGTTGCGCGATGAAGGCCTGGTGTCGACGCGCCGCGAGGGCAAGTACGTCTACTACCAGATGGCCAGCTTCGAAGTCAGCCAGGTCATGAAAACGCTATCCAGTTTGTACTGCGGCCGCGCGATGGAGTCACTCACATGAACCCGGACTGGTCTTCCTTTACCCCCGTCACGGCCACGGTTGGCGGCCTGCTGATCGGCGCCGCCGTCGTGCTGCTGATGACGGGCGCGGGCCGCATCGCCGGCATCAGCGGCATTTTGGGTGGCCTGCTGCCGCCGCAACGCGATGGCGTGTGGCGGCTGGCGTTTCTGGTGGGGCTGTGCGCCGCGCCGTGGCTATACACGCTGGGCGCCGCGCTGCCGGCCATTGTGGTCGAAGCCGGCACGCCGCGCCTGATCGTGGCGGGCCTGCTGGTGGGCATCGGCACGCGCTACGCATCTGGCTGCACCAGCGGCCACGGCGTGTGCGGGCTGTCGCGCGGATCGCCGCGTTCGCTGGCCGCCACCGCGCTCTTCATGGCGGCGGGTTTTGCCATGGTCTATGCCACGCGGCATCTGATGGGGGTGTGACATGACTGCGCTGATCGCTTTCGTATCGGGCTTGGTCTTTGGCTTGGGCCTGATCGTGTCCGGCATGGCCAACCCGGCCAAGGTGCTGGGCTTTCTGGATCTGGCGGGCGCATGGGATCCGTCCTTGGCGTTTGTGATGGGGGGCGCGGTGCTGATCACGGCCGCGGGCTTCGCCGTGCTGCGCCGCCGTCGCGCCAGCCTGACCGGTGAGCCGCTGCGCTGGCCCACCGCCACCCGCATCGACCTGCGCCTGGCATTGGGCAGCCTGGCGTTCGGGGCGGGCTGGGGCTTGGCGGGCTTCTGCCCGGGGCCGGCGCTGGTGGCCGCGGCGGCGGGCGTGCCGCAGGCCTTGATCTTCGTGGCCGCCATGCTGGCCGGCATGGCGATCTATTCCGCGCTTGAAGCGTTAAGAAGCCGGTAGGCCACGCTGGCCCGCCGGCTTGCTGAATGGCTGCGCCGTTCCTGCTTGTAAAGCGGCTGCGTCATTCCTGCCCCTGCAACGGCTGCGCCGTTTCTATTCGTAGGTACGCACATCGTCGATGACTTTGCCGTCGTTGGGCAGGCCGTCGGCGTCCACCCATTCGACATCCGCGCGCAGCTTGGTCACGTCGCGTACCGAGTC containing:
- a CDS encoding YeeE/YedE family protein, giving the protein MTALIAFVSGLVFGLGLIVSGMANPAKVLGFLDLAGAWDPSLAFVMGGAVLITAAGFAVLRRRRASLTGEPLRWPTATRIDLRLALGSLAFGAGWGLAGFCPGPALVAAAAGVPQALIFVAAMLAGMAIYSALEALRSR
- a CDS encoding MBL fold metallo-hydrolase — encoded protein: MNPHIQAFFDAVTATVTYVVHDGSACAIIDSVLDYDPKSGRSNTASADRVVDYVRENGLDTQWLLETHAHADHLSAAPYLQRKLGGVIAIGQSIRTVQGVFKQIFNLEPEFQLDGSQFGRLFADGETFPIGKLEATAIHVPGHTPADMAYLIGDAAFVGDTMFMPDVGTARCDFPGGNAHELYRSIQRLLKLPGDTRLFMCHDYPPNGRDANWQTSVAEQRNANIHVRDGISEDDFVAMRTRRDATLSMPTLILPAIQVNIRAGHFPPPEDNGVRYLKIPVDSL
- a CDS encoding ArsR/SmtB family transcription factor, with product MNASLTECELATLRESAAQACTLLKALANEDRLLLLCQLVQNERNVGELESLTGIRQPTLSQQLGVLRDEGLVSTRREGKYVYYQMASFEVSQVMKTLSSLYCGRAMESLT
- a CDS encoding YeeE/YedE family protein, whose product is MNPDWSSFTPVTATVGGLLIGAAVVLLMTGAGRIAGISGILGGLLPPQRDGVWRLAFLVGLCAAPWLYTLGAALPAIVVEAGTPRLIVAGLLVGIGTRYASGCTSGHGVCGLSRGSPRSLAATALFMAAGFAMVYATRHLMGV